The Vidua chalybeata isolate OUT-0048 chromosome 9, bVidCha1 merged haplotype, whole genome shotgun sequence genomic sequence TTGTCATAAAACTTGCAGTTGACTGTGGCTTTAATGCAGtcctttttttcatgtttaagtATCAGCTTTTGTTTATTGTCAGTGTATTGATTGTTCAATTGTACGTTATTGAATGAATCTGTTTTGGATAGGAAATTAGATTGGTGTAGGAAATAAGACTTTCACACATTTACTTCTTGACTGTAGCCTTTGTTCAAAATCGAGCTCTATTTTTTGGTTTAGATTTGGAAAAAAGACTACATTGTATAAATTAAAGAAGCATGAGCTGGAGTCTAGTTTGAAGGTTCATGTATCATTGGGTCACTGTTCTGCTTTCTGATGGAACCTTTCTAGATAAGATGAAGAATGATAATTAGCTGGTACTAAGGCTTAAGTCAATCCTGCACATTACTGTTCTCTTCTTTTGCTGACTTGCATTTGAAAAAAGTTTTTATCTCCTATTGGAGTTATTAGACTGAACCACAAAGATCTGTGTTGAAAGCTTTGTAATTCTTCATAAGGCAGCATCCTTACAAAAATGGTTGTGAACAAGGAGGGAacagaaaagatgttttctaCAGGACTGTTGTCTTTTCTTCAGTGCTTTACTTTTAATAATGACAAGAAAGAAACTATTAAGTCTTTTTCATACATCCAAATAGACTGACAAGATACTCTCATTTCCATTAGAGCCCATTATAAGGCTTTGTCTTCTCTCTTGTgtgggttttgtcttttttagcCGGATTTTGGCTACAGATCAGTACAGAAATgataaaattctctttttttcttttgtgttactgataaattttgttttttctattctttAATTAGATTCGACAGAAACTTAAGAGTAAACAGGAAGCAATGGAAAGGTCTGAGAAAGCAAAACAACTCCGTGCAATGAGAAAATACGGCAAGAAGGTGAGGAGCTACAAAAGGGACGTGCAAAAGGATCTGTGAAAAGAATTTAGAGCCTGAGTGGGGAGCTGGAAAAGTGTGACCACGAGAGTCTGGCTAAAACACACAGATGAGTCTAGTCTTCTGTCTAGCTgctctgaaggaaaacagaacagaagtATGGGACACTGCAAGGAACAACACTAACATTCTGCTTCTAATCTCAGGTGCAAGTTGAGGTTCTGCAAAGAAgacaaaaggagaagaaaaatatgttgaaTGCAGTCAAGAAATACCAGAAAGGTAAAGTAAACTTGTCTGGGGGAGCAAATGTGTAAGGGCGGTAGTGATGTGTGAGCAGTGTAGGCAGCGTGATGTGGTCACTGTGTCTGTAGTTCTGGGCCTTGAGTTTGGAAAGCTGCTACTATGCAGAATTGTGTGCCAGTGGCAGTGAAAAACCTCCCAAGCAGCTGTTCTTCAGTGAGGATGACGTGTTGTTATTACTTGCTTAGAgtgaaaatttgtattttctgagGTGTAGCTGTGCTGTCTTCACTCCTGCAGGTCTCTCTGACAAGCTGGACTTTCTAGATGAAGAGCAGACGTCATCtcaagggaataaaaaaggCAATGCAAGTCAACGGACAAAGAAGGGGTGAGACCAGACACGAAAGATAGTTAAACACAGAATGTctgaattttcagtctttttaggaaataattttggggAACAAGAAAACTGTTCTATGTAGTATTAAAGTAAGTCCAAGGTGGCTTTCTGTCACTAAAGAGAATAAGACTATGGCCAAAATGGAATGGAGACTGAAATGTGGTAATTTCTGCATCTTTGTTCAGAGAGGAAAGGTACATGATGGTAGATGGGAGAACATGAGTGTCTTGAGTGTCTAGACCATATTTATGTCTTGAGAGCTTTCTGAAACAAGGAATGCAGGCAGTGATGCTGGTTGGTTGTTTTTCAGACCAAATGCCAAAAGACGATACAAAAACCAgaagtttggttttggtgggaagAAGAAGGGCTCAAAGTGGAACACAAAGGAGAGTTTTAATGATGTATCCAGCTTCCAGTCAAAAGTGGCTCACAACAAAGGcccaggaaaaggaggaagaggaggaaaaggagggaaaaaagcccttAATGTAAGTAAAATGTTGAATGAAAACGATCCTGGTTGGCTAGGAAGCCAGGCCATGTCTGGCAGGGAGAGATGAGTGCATGATAGATGCCTCCAGCATCAGCATGTCTTTGGGACTTAAGCACAATTCAGTTACTAACAGAGTTGGGGACAGTGGTTTGGTAGGAAAACAAGAAAGGGAGTTAAAAAGTGCTCTTTGCTACCTATGTGCCAAAACCTTCCTCTCCAGATGTTCTGACAAATACCCTCTCTTTGGTATCCTCCCCAAGCTATAGAACTAGAACAAAGATGgagaacatgaaaataaagatctgaatctgtctttttgttttttttttttttttttttttttttttttgtttttttttttttttttatttttcagaagagacCTGGAAAGAGAGCaaggcagaaaatgaagaaCCGAGCCCGCTAAGAGAACTGTGCTCCCCAGTGGGGTTCCTGTGTTTCTTTGTGTTGCAAGATGTGTTTCTGCTGTCATCAAGCAGTAAACTGTGGAGCAAGCTGGATGCTTTGCAgtggcaaggaaaaaaagtcagtggAAACCAGTGCCTTATCACTAATTTTTTCTTACTGTCTGTTTCGTTGAAGGATTGTTTTCTACTTAAAGCTTTGGTGTGTGAACGCATTAATTGGTGTGCACAGAACTATGTGTAACTCATGTTTAGCTGTTCAATGAATGGTGGCTGAAGCCTGCCCTCTGTACCCTTCATTCTGACAGCTTTTTCCACCACTACTGTTAAGATGAAGTTGGTGACCTTGAGTTCTGGTTCACGTTGCCAATGTCAAAATAAGAAGTCTGAAGCTTTTTGAGATGTTAGAGTGTTTTTTTAGACTATTTGTGTAGGTGGGTATAGGAACAGCAGTGAGACGAATACAGAGCCTTACAGATAGGTTTATTTGTGTCACTGTTGTCAGGTTGTAAACCTGGACAGATTAAAGTTCTCTTTTCTATTGCCTCTCACTAGAAATCTGCCAGACTTGCTAGAGAACGAGCAGGACCTAACACATTAGATGTCATTAACATTCTATCTGTGGCCTTCCCCCTGTGCTAGTCTTTAGGCTTCTCTCCCCGTGGTGCAGGGTAGCCATGGATGGTAATCTCAGTTGTCTGGCGTGGGAAGTAGAATCTGATATCGCTGCGGTCGACAGGAACCTGGGAAACAAAAATGACAAACAGTCAGGAGCTTTTACTAAAatcagtagtagtagtagtcCCTCCTGGGGGGAGTGATGCAAGGTATTCCACTGCTGAGAAATGTCCAAATGGCAGAAGAGCAGGGTACCACTGTACTGTTCACTGCTTTGTCATGGTCAAACCTGCCAAATAAGGAAAACTTAGCAAATTAAACAACATCATCGTTCTGACTCTGAAAATCGAACTTGCTTCCCTACACACACGTTTAGTTGCCTCTACTCTGTCAGACTAATCCTACCAGCAGTTCCTTAATaccacagagcccagctgggatGTCTGTCTCTACTCTTGTCATGAGTAACTACTTTACTTGATATATAATATGAAAAGTCAATGAAGACtatcttattttcttatttatcttAGTTCTCTTTATAACAGTCCAAAATTTGCCTTTCCCAAAACGCTAATCTGCAGAGTCAGTCATCAGTATAGCTGTTTGCCAGATATGATTGATGTCTCAACTTGTTAATcatatttctttcccttctgtttaTTCACACTTCCCTAGATGAATCCTCACTGGTGAATCTACTTTGGGTATACTTACATGATTATTAATTTTATGGTTCTGCTTGCAATTTATTTGAAAgatgctgtgcagcagcacattTCTTTTCACAGTACTTCTGTACATCACTTCCCATTGCTCACTGCACCATTTCTCATGGCTGAACGCTTTAATAAACAGCCCTGAGTACACCTGTGGCATTTGGCAGTGAGCTCTCACTGTCACTGTAGATGTTTTGCAGTCAGGTTTCTCAGGGGAAGTGTACTGCATCTCTGTTCACAAGTTTCTGCCAGTGTGAACAGTCCTCTTAggtgtaaattttaaaaacttgttttctgTGAACAGCTCTGCTCACTCCCTGTAATTCTTGTTTTCCTCGTTTGTCACAAATTCTTTTCCTGCCTGAGTACTTTTCAGTGTGGCAGGCTTAACATCTCTGAATCCTGTAAAGGGCTGAGTCTTTAAACATCCTACTCACCAAAGGTGTTGTATGCCAGCCAATTTCTTGGCTTTCAGTTTGTGGCTCTGAGTATTTCTTTCTTGGCACCACTGCTGCACGGTGAAGAAGATTCAGGAATTCATCTGTTATTTTAAGAGacacaaatacaaatgaaaagtGTGTTTAAAAATCAGTGACCCCTGGACATGTGTTAGAATGGGACATCTTAACACTATCCAAGCAACAGCAAGAACAGCAAGGGTAGAGGCAgcctctgtgcttctgtgaatGATACTGTCAGAATGCACGGTGACATTTCTACTCAAATATTTCCTGAAGAAGTTTCAAGATTTGCCTTACAGTACTGTCCTGTTAATTCTGGCGTCCCTGTCTACTGTACTGCATCTTCCTTTTCCTACACCACATCTAATACAAACCAGTGCTCCATGACAGCTCTCAACTTTCACAGTTGCCTGAAACCTGCAGCCTTTCCCTGGTCTGGTTTGCCACCCTCCCCAGTCCTTGAATAGAGCAGGCCAACCTTACCTGACCCATTAAGGTTTTTTAGACAAAATTAGCATGTTAGAAATAAGGGTGCAGCTGCTCTTGTTACCAGTGTTCTAAAGTAAGACTGGGCAGTCATTTCAGCAGTTTAACCTGCGTGGTGGTTGGGTAGAATCTGCAATGGCAGGCAACATGTACATAGAGAACATACTTccaggtatttttgttttcccaaaagGTTTAGATTCTCAACTAAAATTTTATAGTATGAATATAAGgaattgtatatatttttagctgatatatattttaattaaaaataagagcaTAATTGCATGGCTGCAAACTTGTGCTAAAAATGGAAAGTAATGGGAAAGGGCcttaaagtggaaaaaaacctgctttacAAACAAAAATCATAAATTAGTTTAACTTACTTATATGGTCACAGAAGGTGTTTCCACATACATGATACTTTAGACTGATTACAATTATTAAATCTTACatgttaataattttcttatgtAGTTACCACAAGCTTTTCAGAGACTTCTTACCATCTATTGGCTCCTGTACGTTCTCATGCCAAGACATTGGCTTCCTAGCAACCATGTGAACTGGAGAGAAATGAGACAGGTGAATGGCTTTAATGTGAATTTGGCATCACAGCCAGGTATAGAATATGTATTATTGAACTGCATGTGCATAGAAGAAACTGAGTTAGAAATACTGATTAATGGCAACTTCTAGAACTTCTAGGAAGGGAAGGGCATTAACTGTGCTAAAGGCCCTTCAACAGGATGCTGCCTGTGCTTACCGTATCAGAGTCCCACCCCAGGCAGGGCATGGCCTGCAGAGTGCCAAGTCTCAGGAAATTAGTTCTCTTTGTTGTTTTATTGAAAAACCTAGACCTGAAAGAATCTACTTATATCACCTGCCTGTGCTAGCACAGACTGTGAATTGGCAGGTAGAAAGCAATCAGGACCTGAAGGAACAGGGTGTAGTCTTGGGGCCTTCTACTCTACTTTGGCTCTGTATTTACATTGAATTTTTAAGTCCCACATCCTAAATAGTTGCCTCACTTCTGTGTGGTCACTGAAGGCACCATCTGGGCAAGTGGGTCATGTCTTGGTTCTGTCTCTGAGTGTGCAGACCGGTTCCTCAGGCAAAAGGGAAGTGCACCAGTTGCCCTTTCCAGCTTTACCCCCCTCACTGGCCACTGCTGCCCCACTGCGGGCCTTCCTCCGGTCCCCCCGACTCCCCTCACGGCTTTTCTTGTCCCCGGCGCTTTACGCCGGTTCCCTGTGGCCGCGAGGCCTCACCGGGGTGGAAGGGGTTCACGGTGTACTGCGTGAAGAGCAGCTGCCACCGGCGCTCCTTCTTGGCCCGCTCGGCGTGGCAGCGGTTCTGCAGCGCGTCCGGCGGGTCCCTCTCGCCGCGCCGCGCCTCCATGGCCGCGCCGGCTGCGCGCGTCCCGCGGCCGTGGCAACGCCCGCGTGCTGCCGGCGAGGCCGCCGATTGGCCCGCCCGGCGCTCCGCCCCGCGCCCCTCCCTTCTCGCCTCCTATTGGCCGCCGAGTTAAAGCCCCCGGCGCTGATTGGCGGCGGCGCACGCGGCGCATTTGAACGGTCGGCGGGGCGATGGAGGCGGCGGAGCTGCGCTGCACGGCGGCCGTGGAGCAGCCGCTGCCGGGGGGActcgccccgcgccgccgcgtGATGCGGAACGCGACCGTGCTGCTGGGCCGCAACGAGCTGCGGCAGCCCGTGCTGCAGGTggccggcggcagcggcgcggcggcggcggcgctgagCTTCGTGCTGGCCGGTGACGCCGTGAGGCTCTTCACGCGGTTCGCGGGCGAGGGGCGGGCGGCGGTGCGGCCGGGGCCGGACGGCGTCCAGGTGCTGCTGTCCGACTGCCCCCCGGACGCGCTGCGCCGCTTCCTCCGCCTCCTGCGGCTCAAGGTGGCCGCCGGGTCGCGGGacgcgccgcgccgcccccgcctgCTGGAGCGGCCGCCGCCGTCCTTCTCCGTCATCAGCCCGGTGCAGGAGCGGGACCTGCTGCgcggccccggccgccgccgccccggcgaAGAGAGGGGGGAGCGCCCGGCGGAGGTGAGTCCCGGGGCGAGGGGGCGGCCCCGGGTAGCGGCCCTGCCCTCACAGCGCAGCCCCTCCTGTCCCGCAGGTGCCCCGCGCGGAGAGGCGGCCCCCGGCGAGGCTCTCGGCGGAGCAGGAGGCGGTGCTGCGCGCCGTGCGGAGCGGGAAGAGCATCTTCTTCACCGGCTCTGCAGGTGAGGGCTCCCGGCGACTCTCAACGGCTCCCCGCGGATAGTCCTGGCCATTGACCTGTTGCTTCTCTCTCGAAGGGACCGGGAAGTCGTTCCTGCTGAAGAGAATCGTGGGCTCCCTCCCTCCGAACGTCACCTACCCTACAGCCAGCACGGGAGTGGCGGCTTGTCACATCGGTGGCACTACTCTCCACGCCTTTGCAGGTGATGGCCTGCCCGACAGCAATGGGCTGGGAGCTCTTACTCCCTTCCCAAAGAATCAGGAGCATCCTAAAGCATTGGTTTTTTGTCCTGTGACAGGGATAGGCTCTGGGAAGGCGCCGCTGGAACAGTGCATTCAGCTGGCAGAGAGGCCAGGGGTGCGCCAGCATTGGCTGGCCTGCCAGCACTTAATTATTGATGAGATTTCAATGGTGGATGGCAAGTTCTTTGACAAGCTGGAAGCAGTGGCAAGGTGAGCAACTGTCAGATCAAAgtagcagaaattaatttctctaaacTTCCAGTatgcttcctttcttttgttttgtgcaTGGATACAAGGCAGCTGCTGGTACAGGGCTCTAAGGAAGAATGAAATCATAGTATCTGGGTTGATCTTTACCATGAGATAGGTTTTGGTCCTGTCCACTGCTCATTGAGCTGTGGCTGTTTGGGTTATTTTCTCCATCTCCTGAGCTACGTGCTGTCTATAGAGGTGAATCCAGAATATACAGCTCTGCCCAAAAGGTCCCTCTTGGAAGACAGAATTAGCTGTAGTATAACAGCCACTAAAGAACCAAGACTGGTAATAACCTCTGGGCTAGGTAAGCAAAGCAAATTTAATGTCTTGTACTAGTACTGCTTAATTATTTGAGCTCTTCTGAGGCAGCTGGGGATAAACATCTTTCACTGCATGTTGTCTAGGTTTGAATGTACGGACAGATTAAGAAGTAACTTCTGGGACCTGACTATATCCAGATTCTGGAGGACATTCAAAACTTCTCTTCTATCCCTTTCAGGGCCGTCAGAAAACGGGATGAGCCTTTTGGAGGAATTCAGCTAATTATCTGTGGGGATTTCTTACAGCTACCCCCAGTCTCCAAGGCTAATGAAGAAACCAAGTTCTGCTTCCAGGTACAGAACTGTCCCTAAACTCCTTCTCATACTTCAGTCTGTCTCTTTCTTAACAAGAGAATGATTTTTTCAGGCAAGATGTTGGAGGAAATGCGTCCACATAAACATGGAGCTGACTGAAGTGCGGAGACAGACTGACAAGACCTTTGTCTCAATCCTGAGTGCAATCCGTTTAGGCAGGTGAGAAACTCATCTCTCTTTGTAATCCCTGCTCCCCACTGATGAAGCAGAGGAAAGAGCAGTTTGTCACTTTTCTGTAATCTGTCAGGATGTGTAGCTGTGGGCAAAAGCTTTAAATGCTTTAGTTAACGTAGGCAGGTTTCATATATACTGCTCTGGTAAGGAAGGACCCTTCCTAGGGTCCCTCTGTAATTTCTGTGAATGAATTCAAAGGAtcctgagctggcagggctggggcacgcACTGCCTCTGCTCTCTCACTTTATGCAGGTATCCTTCTCTGTCCTCTCTGGAGGCCTGTAGCTTGCACAGACTGATCTAGCTGTGTGGAGGTTATTGCTGCTCAAACCTGTTCCTGATCACTTTAAAGAAGAACTCCCTTTTCCTGGCTACCAGGTGCACAGAGGAGGTTACCAGACAGCTGATGCAGACAGCTGCTCACAAGTCTGAGCGTGATGGGATCCTGGCTACGAGGCTCTGCACCCATAAAGATGATGTAGACATAACCAATGAGAGACGCTTGCAACAGCTACCAGGTGAACTCAGTGGAGGAAactgctggctctggggctgagctctgcat encodes the following:
- the CFAP144 gene encoding cilia- and flagella-associated protein 144 → MEARRGERDPPDALQNRCHAERAKKERRWQLLFTQYTVNPFHPVHMVARKPMSWHENVQEPIDDEFLNLLHRAAVVPRKKYSEPQTESQEIGWHTTPLVPVDRSDIRFYFPRQTTEITIHGYPAPRGEKPKD
- the PIF1 gene encoding ATP-dependent DNA helicase PIF1 is translated as MEAAELRCTAAVEQPLPGGLAPRRRVMRNATVLLGRNELRQPVLQVAGGSGAAAAALSFVLAGDAVRLFTRFAGEGRAAVRPGPDGVQVLLSDCPPDALRRFLRLLRLKVAAGSRDAPRRPRLLERPPPSFSVISPVQERDLLRGPGRRRPGEERGERPAEVPRAERRPPARLSAEQEAVLRAVRSGKSIFFTGSAGTGKSFLLKRIVGSLPPNVTYPTASTGVAACHIGGTTLHAFAGIGSGKAPLEQCIQLAERPGVRQHWLACQHLIIDEISMVDGKFFDKLEAVARAVRKRDEPFGGIQLIICGDFLQLPPVSKANEETKFCFQARCWRKCVHINMELTEVRRQTDKTFVSILSAIRLGRCTEEVTRQLMQTAAHKSERDGILATRLCTHKDDVDITNERRLQQLPGEVHVFEALDSDPMLVKLIDAQCPVGGRVELKLGAQVMLAKNLDVSQGLVNGARGVVVGFESEQKGLPKVRFLCGVTQLIKMEKWVIKGPSGVPLSRQQLPLKLAWAISIHKSQGMSLDCVEISLSRVFESGQAYVALSRARSLEGLRVLDFDPKAVRADPAVLQFYRQLRRHQLPAQDSLHTHSDTDEKENWKCN
- the EBNA1BP2 gene encoding probable rRNA-processing protein EBP2; this encodes MAAAVAPRGSFSDSGSDSEDSSLSDSELQEAFARGALKPGLNVVLEERPKRRNDTDGLKQCLAEFRQQLAWVERLDVTLGPVADPVSQSASASDAVDPENDFQREMSFYRQAQAAVLEALPRLRKLQVPTRRPDDYFAEMAKSDQQMQKIRQKLKSKQEAMERSEKAKQLRAMRKYGKKVQVEVLQRRQKEKKNMLNAVKKYQKGLSDKLDFLDEEQTSSQGNKKGNASQRTKKGPNAKRRYKNQKFGFGGKKKGSKWNTKESFNDVSSFQSKVAHNKGPGKGGRGGKGGKKALNKRPGKRARQKMKNRAR